The following proteins come from a genomic window of Verrucomicrobiia bacterium:
- a CDS encoding glycoside hydrolase family protein: MPILSLLTTNVWGAASVGPRDTKNGLEDVTMKQWDYWDGKIIKGPDGKYHLFGSRWDQARGHNEWWNSKAIHAVSDNLYGPYVDKGLCWPDSEGGRGHNVTALQLADGRYAIVISETRPGTVYVSKSLDGPWELLGKIAVADNPKWRASNEIILLRPDGNYEMFGRPGIVMISTNGVLGPYVAQGPSIYPGIAGMPQHARQNLEDPVLWFSGGFYHVTVNNWSDRKAYHLTSTNGIDGWIYRGLAYTPAQDFLRYTDGTVNRWPKLERPGVYIENGHVAAITLAVIDVEKEQEHGNDGHGSKIIVIPFDGKALDRDLKNASK; this comes from the coding sequence ATGCCGATTCTCAGTCTGTTGACTACTAATGTCTGGGGCGCGGCCAGCGTCGGGCCGCGGGACACGAAGAACGGACTCGAAGACGTGACGATGAAGCAATGGGATTATTGGGACGGAAAAATCATCAAGGGACCGGACGGAAAATATCATTTATTTGGCAGCCGTTGGGACCAGGCGCGCGGCCACAACGAATGGTGGAACTCCAAAGCCATTCACGCGGTCAGCGACAACCTTTACGGCCCGTATGTGGACAAGGGCCTTTGCTGGCCAGACAGCGAAGGCGGTCGAGGCCACAACGTCACGGCGTTGCAACTGGCCGACGGTCGTTACGCGATCGTCATCAGCGAAACACGGCCGGGAACAGTGTATGTTTCAAAATCGTTGGACGGCCCGTGGGAATTGCTCGGCAAAATTGCCGTGGCCGATAATCCCAAATGGCGCGCATCGAACGAAATCATTTTGCTTCGGCCGGACGGCAACTACGAAATGTTTGGACGCCCTGGCATTGTCATGATCAGCACCAACGGTGTGCTCGGACCGTATGTGGCCCAAGGCCCGAGTATTTACCCGGGCATCGCTGGAATGCCGCAACACGCCCGGCAAAATCTGGAAGATCCTGTGCTCTGGTTCAGCGGCGGTTTCTATCATGTTACCGTCAATAACTGGAGCGACCGCAAAGCGTATCACCTCACTTCCACCAACGGCATCGATGGCTGGATTTATCGCGGTCTTGCCTACACACCCGCGCAAGACTTTTTGCGCTACACCGATGGCACTGTCAACCGCTGGCCGAAGCTGGAGCGGCCTGGAGTTTACATTGAGAACGGTCATGTCGCGGCGATCACGCTGGCTGTGATCGATGTGGAGAAGGAGCAGGAACATGGCAATGATGGCCACGGCAGCAAAATCATCGTGATTCCGTTTGACGGTAAAGCGCTGGATCGTGATTTGAAAAATGCTTCAAAGTAG
- a CDS encoding alginate lyase family protein, translated as MQPFVHPGGLHTRADLERMRTNVLAGNHPWIDDWQQLLRDPQAQSNWKPAAQANLGVSRQRADRDAHAAYLNALRWAISGDTNNAECAVRICNAWSSSVDQIPHGADIPGLSGIPIFDFAMAGELLRIYPGWQAKDFNAFTNMMVKYFYPQCHGFLSNHAGRCISYFWANWDACNIGALIAMGVLCDSTNIFNEGVEYFKHGQGNGAISNAVPFLYSENCGQWQESGRDQAHAQLGVGLLGSACQVAWNQGVDLFGYANNRLLAGAEYVAKCNLSYPASEIPYTFYNNCADARQFNLTINGRGRIGWPVWELIYNHYAVLRGLPAPYTKKMTELVRPELGSWDHFGYGTLTFTLRADASPLPPHPVPPIPGGLTATGGVSRVFLRWEKSPDDSAQGYVVQRATRARGPFVPVAAWNNNTDPQYTDTTVSNGTVYYYTVAATNQAGLGGNSKVVAAQPLAAGTLPPGWTCSTIGKTAKGVGATYSAASGNTFVTEVTGGDIGGKSDSLTFVHRNVTNDFVFIARLIEAKWTGRDKVGLMVRDSLKPEAKAVALTLGEIGGRQCRFGARSETSAKMNWQPGCDYTWLPVWFKIERKGDTFTGYQSVDGTNWFKAGSAEAVLSTSCSVGFAVSTGSAEKSISNVFDHVSLDP; from the coding sequence GTGCAGCCATTCGTGCATCCCGGCGGCTTGCACACGAGGGCGGATCTTGAGCGGATGCGCACCAACGTGCTGGCGGGGAATCATCCGTGGATTGACGACTGGCAGCAGCTCTTGCGCGATCCGCAAGCGCAAAGCAATTGGAAGCCCGCCGCGCAAGCCAATCTCGGTGTGAGTCGTCAGCGCGCCGACCGCGATGCCCACGCCGCTTATCTCAACGCGCTGCGCTGGGCCATTTCTGGCGACACCAACAACGCCGAGTGCGCCGTGCGGATTTGCAACGCGTGGTCGTCGTCGGTGGATCAAATTCCGCATGGCGCGGACATTCCCGGCTTGAGCGGCATTCCCATATTTGACTTCGCGATGGCCGGTGAATTGTTGCGCATTTATCCCGGGTGGCAGGCGAAGGATTTCAATGCGTTCACCAACATGATGGTGAAATACTTTTATCCCCAGTGCCACGGTTTCCTTTCCAATCATGCCGGACGATGCATCAGTTACTTCTGGGCGAACTGGGACGCCTGCAACATCGGCGCGCTGATCGCCATGGGCGTATTGTGTGACAGCACGAACATCTTCAATGAAGGCGTCGAATACTTCAAACACGGGCAGGGGAATGGCGCCATTTCCAACGCCGTGCCGTTTCTTTACTCGGAAAATTGCGGCCAGTGGCAGGAAAGCGGGCGCGATCAAGCCCACGCGCAACTTGGCGTGGGCCTGTTGGGCAGCGCGTGTCAGGTGGCGTGGAATCAGGGCGTGGATTTGTTTGGCTACGCGAACAATCGTTTGTTGGCCGGCGCGGAATACGTGGCCAAGTGCAACCTTTCGTATCCTGCCTCGGAAATTCCCTACACGTTTTACAACAACTGCGCCGATGCCCGGCAGTTTAATCTCACGATCAATGGGCGTGGCCGGATCGGCTGGCCTGTCTGGGAATTGATTTACAATCATTACGCGGTTTTGCGTGGCTTGCCCGCGCCTTACACCAAAAAAATGACGGAACTGGTCCGGCCTGAATTAGGCAGTTGGGATCATTTCGGTTACGGCACGCTGACGTTCACGCTGCGCGCCGACGCGTCGCCGCTGCCGCCCCATCCGGTGCCGCCGATTCCGGGGGGCTTGACCGCGACCGGCGGTGTCTCGCGGGTTTTCCTGCGTTGGGAGAAATCTCCCGACGACAGCGCCCAAGGTTACGTGGTCCAACGCGCGACGCGCGCGCGAGGCCCATTCGTTCCGGTCGCTGCGTGGAACAATAACACCGACCCGCAATACACCGACACCACAGTCTCGAACGGCACGGTTTATTACTACACTGTGGCGGCGACCAATCAGGCCGGCCTCGGCGGAAATTCCAAAGTCGTCGCCGCGCAACCGCTCGCCGCCGGGACGCTGCCGCCGGGCTGGACTTGTTCAACGATTGGCAAAACTGCGAAGGGCGTCGGCGCGACTTATTCCGCCGCAAGCGGGAATACATTCGTCACCGAAGTCACGGGCGGGGACATTGGAGGGAAATCGGATTCGCTTACTTTCGTTCATCGTAATGTAACCAACGATTTCGTGTTCATCGCGCGCTTGATCGAGGCGAAGTGGACCGGGCGCGACAAGGTCGGTCTGATGGTGCGCGACTCGTTGAAGCCCGAAGCGAAGGCGGTGGCGCTGACGCTCGGGGAAATCGGCGGACGCCAGTGCCGGTTTGGCGCGCGCTCAGAAACTTCCGCCAAAATGAACTGGCAGCCGGGTTGCGATTACACGTGGCTGCCCGTGTGGTTCAAGATCGAACGCAAGGGTGATACCTTCACCGGCTATCAATCCGTGGATGGCACGAATTGGTTCAAGGCAGGTTCAGCCGAGGCTGTGCTCTCGACGTCTTGCTCGGTTGGTTTTGCCGTGAGCACTGGAAGCGCGGAGAAGTCCATCAGCAACGTGTTCGATCATGTGAGTCTCGACCCATGA
- a CDS encoding glycoside hydrolase 43 family protein, protein MNLLIFALLFSAGALAAPIQWGEWQRWGDQGDGTYRNPVLPADYSDIDCIRVGPDYYAISSTFQYSPGMVVLRSKDLVNWKILGHVIDDVTQIGPELNWNRMNRYGRGVWAGAIRYHDGRFWVYFGTPDEGYFMSTATDPAGPWAPLHCVQREAGWDDCCPFWDDDGQGYFVGTCFKDGYKTWLFKLTADGRDLVPGWRVLLNEGSGREANKLYKINGTYYHLYSEHRPGVGRYVMMQRATNIAGPYLEKRQLSHAQPEAHEPNQGGIVQTEQGGWYFLTHHGAGDWEGRCASLLPVTWVDGWPILGEVGSDGVGNMVWSGRKPVANTPILTPQTDDDFNGAKLGVQWEWNYQPRADKWSLTERPGFLRLHAFKPLEHDNLKKAGNTLTQRSLRTSTNVVTLALDLSGMADGQVAGLCHYSKDYGTIAVRREGGVLTLETARNQAIKNGPVLATHKLWLRSTWGLDGQSRYSYSTNGTAFTPLGEPYQLGWGDYRGDRIGLFTYNNDTEAGQVDCDSFSYRHDSPAESGQAVRSGREQGKPADR, encoded by the coding sequence ATGAACCTTCTTATTTTCGCGTTGCTGTTCTCAGCCGGCGCTCTGGCCGCACCGATTCAATGGGGCGAATGGCAGCGTTGGGGCGACCAAGGCGACGGCACCTACCGCAATCCCGTGTTGCCGGCGGATTACAGCGACATTGACTGCATCCGCGTCGGCCCGGACTACTACGCCATTTCCTCCACGTTCCAATATTCGCCCGGCATGGTGGTTTTGCGGTCGAAGGATTTGGTGAATTGGAAAATTCTCGGGCACGTCATCGACGACGTGACGCAAATCGGGCCGGAGCTGAACTGGAACCGCATGAACCGCTACGGTCGCGGCGTGTGGGCGGGCGCGATTCGTTATCACGACGGAAGATTCTGGGTGTATTTCGGCACGCCGGACGAAGGTTATTTCATGAGCACGGCGACAGATCCGGCGGGCCCGTGGGCGCCCTTGCACTGTGTGCAACGTGAGGCGGGCTGGGATGATTGCTGTCCGTTCTGGGACGACGACGGGCAGGGATATTTCGTGGGCACCTGTTTCAAGGACGGCTACAAAACCTGGTTGTTCAAACTGACGGCGGACGGACGTGATCTCGTCCCCGGCTGGCGCGTATTACTGAATGAAGGTTCGGGGCGCGAGGCCAACAAGCTCTACAAGATCAACGGCACCTACTACCACCTTTACAGCGAACATCGGCCGGGCGTGGGCCGCTATGTGATGATGCAACGCGCGACCAACATTGCCGGACCCTATCTTGAGAAGCGTCAGCTCAGTCATGCGCAGCCCGAGGCGCACGAGCCGAATCAAGGCGGCATCGTGCAGACGGAGCAGGGCGGCTGGTATTTCCTCACGCATCATGGCGCGGGCGATTGGGAAGGCCGCTGCGCGAGTCTGTTGCCGGTGACGTGGGTGGACGGCTGGCCGATTCTCGGCGAAGTCGGCAGCGACGGCGTGGGCAACATGGTTTGGTCGGGGCGCAAACCGGTCGCGAACACGCCCATCCTCACGCCGCAGACGGATGATGATTTCAACGGTGCGAAACTCGGCGTGCAGTGGGAATGGAACTACCAGCCGCGCGCGGACAAGTGGTCGCTTACGGAGCGGCCCGGTTTTCTGCGTCTGCATGCCTTCAAGCCGCTGGAGCACGACAATCTCAAAAAGGCGGGCAACACCCTCACGCAACGCTCCCTTCGCACCAGCACCAACGTCGTCACGCTGGCGCTCGACTTGAGCGGCATGGCGGATGGCCAGGTCGCCGGGCTGTGTCATTACTCGAAGGACTACGGCACCATCGCCGTCCGGCGCGAAGGCGGCGTGTTGACGCTGGAAACCGCGCGCAATCAAGCCATCAAAAATGGGCCGGTATTGGCGACGCACAAGCTGTGGCTGCGCTCGACGTGGGGGCTCGATGGCCAAAGTCGCTATTCCTATAGCACCAACGGAACTGCCTTCACGCCGTTGGGCGAGCCGTATCAACTGGGCTGGGGCGATTATCGCGGCGACCGCATCGGCCTCTTCACCTACAACAACGACACCGAAGCGGGCCAGGTGGACTGCGATTCGTTTTCCTACCGCCACGACTCGCCCGCTGAATCGGGACAGGCCGTGCGCTCCGGCCGGGAACAGGGGAAACCGGCGGATCGTTAA
- a CDS encoding beta-galactosidase: protein MAQTTAGTAKYFSHPNRIRYDGQCLTIDGRDTFIRSAEFHYFRTPREMWRDRFQKIKEAGFNTVDTYVPWNWHEREMPAGLNDFSKVDLSEFKAWLDMAQNEFGFYTIVRPGPFICAEWAGGGYPRWLAKFAPTAGDHFWLRSPEDSDITWSVHWYDAVCKLIAREQITRKPKGGKGIVLMQIENEYDAFKCGHKPKMLRALYEAATNSGVNVPIFTCLTRECRQSSDPVLSQVFDCDNYYVGLTAAPSCAQRMMSLRAKQPDAPGFVTELQGGWFSLVGGQLSEDNYSDARHYNAISLMSLLGGATGLNTYMFVGGTHFGGWQARGQTTTYDYNAPIREWGARGAKYLAAGGVNQFIRENETQLLRANGGPCELQGAPTNLFGGVRVGPDGTRFVFLDNSDPKNPVSGKVAVVPGKIVKPTEPIYNIDQDGNRVMIKTADAVVASAIIPPFDVDYDLAPLGAKVLVIAPGKTPAEGVWYPKQQEPIARPAALPTPVRIATALKRNDPLNGPWQPLPSGKSLPELGVSDQRYVIYRARFALATSPINEATNFTKLLINTFTRDIVSAQVNGRIAKRLYPSDEYAAAATRNTKKSFDRILPNEFDNRFDVSGLLRAGTNEIVLLYENIGFEHGYIPMEELSGIRRAGLSGNDQAIAEPLDWEVATNLGGVTAGWNQPNPNVSAADWEKIPLETQTPIARRGNDIQPKGHHDALLTWYRVEFELPATPMDEWIPWRLLINASGNGFMWLNGHDIGRHWEAGPQREFYLPECWLKFGNGEKNVLVFALRQTINGAIIGAAEVSPYPAAAELASRDSRQ, encoded by the coding sequence ATGGCACAAACAACGGCTGGGACGGCCAAATATTTTTCGCATCCGAATCGCATTCGTTATGACGGGCAATGTCTGACCATTGATGGCAGGGACACCTTCATCCGCAGCGCGGAGTTTCATTACTTCCGCACGCCCCGCGAGATGTGGCGCGACCGTTTCCAGAAAATTAAGGAAGCCGGTTTCAATACCGTGGACACCTATGTTCCGTGGAACTGGCACGAACGCGAAATGCCCGCCGGCTTGAACGATTTTTCCAAGGTGGACCTTTCCGAGTTCAAAGCGTGGCTGGACATGGCGCAAAATGAATTCGGATTTTACACCATCGTTCGTCCCGGCCCGTTCATCTGCGCCGAGTGGGCGGGCGGCGGTTATCCGCGCTGGCTCGCGAAGTTCGCACCGACTGCGGGCGATCATTTCTGGCTGCGCAGCCCGGAGGATTCCGACATTACTTGGAGCGTTCACTGGTATGACGCCGTGTGTAAGTTGATTGCCCGGGAACAGATCACCCGCAAGCCAAAGGGCGGCAAAGGCATCGTCCTGATGCAAATTGAAAACGAATACGACGCTTTCAAGTGCGGCCATAAACCGAAAATGCTGCGTGCCTTGTATGAGGCGGCGACCAATTCCGGCGTCAATGTTCCCATCTTCACCTGCCTAACCCGTGAATGTCGCCAGAGCAGCGATCCGGTGCTTTCGCAAGTGTTCGATTGCGACAATTATTACGTCGGCCTCACCGCCGCGCCGAGCTGCGCACAACGCATGATGTCGCTGCGCGCCAAGCAGCCGGATGCGCCGGGCTTTGTCACCGAATTGCAGGGCGGCTGGTTTTCGTTGGTCGGCGGCCAATTGAGCGAGGACAATTATTCCGATGCTCGCCATTACAATGCCATCAGTCTGATGTCGCTGCTGGGCGGCGCAACGGGGCTGAACACCTACATGTTTGTCGGCGGCACGCATTTTGGTGGCTGGCAGGCGCGCGGCCAGACGACCACTTACGATTACAATGCGCCGATTCGCGAGTGGGGCGCGCGCGGCGCGAAATACCTCGCGGCCGGGGGCGTGAACCAGTTCATTCGCGAAAACGAAACGCAATTGCTCCGCGCCAATGGCGGGCCGTGTGAACTGCAAGGCGCGCCGACGAATCTGTTCGGCGGTGTGCGCGTTGGCCCGGACGGCACGCGCTTTGTGTTTCTGGACAACAGCGATCCTAAAAATCCGGTCTCTGGCAAGGTTGCCGTGGTGCCGGGAAAAATCGTGAAGCCGACGGAGCCGATTTACAACATTGACCAGGACGGTAACCGCGTGATGATAAAAACAGCGGACGCTGTTGTGGCTTCCGCGATCATTCCGCCCTTTGATGTGGACTACGATCTTGCGCCGCTGGGCGCGAAGGTGCTGGTGATTGCGCCTGGGAAAACACCGGCGGAAGGCGTTTGGTATCCCAAGCAACAAGAACCGATTGCGCGTCCGGCCGCATTGCCCACGCCGGTGCGAATCGCCACGGCGCTCAAGCGGAACGATCCGCTCAACGGTCCGTGGCAGCCGTTGCCTTCCGGCAAATCGCTGCCGGAACTTGGCGTGAGCGACCAGCGTTACGTCATCTACCGTGCGCGGTTTGCGCTTGCCACTTCTCCGATCAACGAAGCGACGAATTTCACGAAGCTGCTGATCAACACATTCACCCGGGACATTGTTTCCGCTCAGGTGAACGGACGCATTGCGAAGCGCCTTTATCCATCGGATGAGTATGCTGCCGCTGCAACGCGCAACACGAAGAAATCCTTCGACCGCATCCTGCCAAACGAGTTCGACAACCGATTCGACGTCAGTGGACTGTTGCGCGCCGGAACGAACGAAATCGTGCTGCTCTACGAGAACATCGGATTCGAGCATGGCTACATTCCAATGGAGGAACTCAGCGGCATCCGGCGAGCGGGCCTGTCTGGCAATGACCAGGCCATCGCCGAACCGCTCGATTGGGAGGTCGCCACAAATCTTGGGGGCGTCACCGCCGGTTGGAACCAACCGAATCCGAATGTCTCCGCAGCTGATTGGGAAAAGATCCCGCTTGAAACGCAAACGCCGATTGCGCGCAGGGGAAATGACATTCAACCGAAGGGGCATCATGACGCGCTGCTGACCTGGTATCGCGTCGAATTTGAATTGCCGGCGACGCCGATGGACGAGTGGATTCCGTGGCGACTGCTGATCAACGCGTCGGGGAACGGCTTCATGTGGCTGAACGGCCATGACATTGGGAGGCATTGGGAGGCCGGGCCGCAGCGGGAATTCTATTTGCCGGAGTGCTGGCTGAAGTTTGGCAACGGTGAGAAGAACGTGCTGGTGTTCGCGCTGCGCCAGACGATCAACGGCGCGATCATTGGGGCGGCCGAGGTGTCACCTTATCCCGCCGCGGCGGAATTGGCATCGCGAGACTCGCGGCAATAG